A segment of the Halococcus saccharolyticus DSM 5350 genome:
GACGGCGACTGGACCGATTACGAGGCGTGGCTCGCCGACGCCTCGACCGACGCGCCGGAGCGACCCGAGATCGCGGAGGACGACGACGCGAGCATCAACTACACCTCGGGCACGACCGGCGATCCGAAGGGCGTCGTCAGAACCCATCGGACCGAACACTGGCATGCCCTGGTCTTGAACCAGCACATGGAGGTCGCGGACGACGACACCTACCTCTGGACGCTGCCGATGTTCCACTGCAACGGGTGGGGACACACCTACGCCATCACGGGGATGGGCGGGACGCACGTCTGCCAGCGGACGTTCGAACCCGAGGGAACGCTCCGGCGGGTCCGCGAGCACGACGTGTCGTATCTCTCGGGCGCGCCCACGGTGCTCAATCGGCTCATCGTCCACTACGACGAGAACCCGGACGCCGTGACGATGGGTGATCGTGACGTTCGGATCTCCACCGCCGGCAGCGCGCCAGCGACCGCGACCCTTCAGACTGTGGAGGACGAGATCGGGTGGCGGATCATCCACCTCTACGGACTGACCGAGACCGCGCCGATGATCACCACGTCGAACTCGCCGCGCCGCCTCGCCGAGCGCGGCCGCGATCTCAAGGTCAACCAGGGCGCGGAGATGATCGCCACCGATGTTCGGGTAGTCGACGATGACGGCGAGGACGTGACCGCCGACGGCGAAACCCTCGGTGAGATCGTGGTGGCGGGCAACCAGGTGATGGATCGTTACCTCAACAAGCCCGAAATCACCGAGGAGGCGTTCAACGCAAAGCTGCCAGGCTACTTCCACACCGGCGACCTCGCCACGATCGACGAGGACGGGATGGTGTCGATCCAGGATCGGGAAAAAGACATCATCATCTCCGGCGGCGAGAACGTGTCGAGTATCGCGGTTGAGGACGTGCTCTACGATCACCCCGACATCGCCAAGGCCGCCGTGATCCCGACCCCGAGCGACGAGTGGGGCGAGGCGGTGACGGCGCTCGTCGTCCAGAAGGCGGATGCGGATCTCACGACCGAGGCCGTCAGAGAGTTCGCCGGCGAGCACCTCGCACGGTACAAGGTCCCGAAAAAGGTCGATTTCGTCGACGATCTCCCCGAGACCGCGACCGGGAAGGTCCAGAAGTACCAGCTCCGACAGGACTACTGGGAGGACGAGGAACGACTCGTCGGCCAGGGCTGAGCGCCTGTTCAGGCGGCAGTTGCGGACGGGCTCGTGGCCTCGGTATCGCTCTCGATTTCGAGAAGTTCGTGGTACCGATTCCGGATCGTCACGTTGCTCACCCCGGCGACCTCACTGACCTCGTCCTGGGTGAGCTGTCGGTTGGTGAGGATCCCGGCGGCGTAGAGCGCAGCGCCAGCGAGCCCGACGGGACTCTTGCCACTGTGGGCGGCCTGTTCTTGGGCCGTCCGCAGTAGATCACGGGCGCGTCGCTCGGTCTCGTCGCTCACGTCGAGATCGGAGGCGAATCGCGAGACGTACTGCTGGGGATCCGGTGGGCCGATTTCGAGGCCGAGCTCCTGATTGATGTAGCGGTACGCGCGCTTGAACTCCATCTCGTCGACGCGCGAGACCGCGGCGACGTCCTCGACGCTCCGGGGCAGCCCCATCTGGCGGATGCCGGCGTAGAGCGCGGCGGTCGAGACGCCCTCGATCGAGCGGCCGGGCAGGAGGTCCTCGGCGAGCGCGCGACGGTAGATCACGCTCGCGGTCTCGCGAACGTCCTTCGGAACACCGAGCGCGCTTCCCATGCGCTCGATCTCGCCGAGCGCCTGCTTGAGGTTGCGCTCCTTCGAGTCCCGGGTCCGAAAGCGCTCGTCCCACGTACGCAGACGCTGCATCCGCTGGCGCTTGCGCGCACTCAGCGCGTTGCCGTTGGCGTCCCTGTTCTGCCAACCGATCTGGCTCGACAGCCCTTTGTCGTGCATCAGCTTCGTGGTGGGCGCGCCGGTGCGTTTCTTCCTGTCGCGCTCCTGGCTACTGAACGCCCGCCACTCGGGGCCGTGATCGATCTCGTTCTCGTCGACGACGAGACCGCAGTCGCTGCAGACGGTTTCGCCGTGTTCGTCGTCGTCGACCAGTCGACCGTCACACTCGGGACAAACCCGTTCGGTCTCGTTCGTGGTGCGTTCACGTGATCGCTCGTCGGTCTGTTCGTTCGGTTCGTGCGTGCGGGTTCGGGTTGTGTTGCCTTCCAAGATAGCTACGGGTGAGCGGGTGCTCTGATGGTTGGTTACAGCGGCTATGCAGGGGATTGCTACATCAGCATGTACGGTCCGAAGCCGCTTAAACCCTCGGCCAAATCAACCGGGAGTATCGGCGTCTAGTACCTCTGAAATGGCCGAAATCGGCCACTAGTAAGACGGAACTGAAATCGTCAATCCTCGTACGCGAGCTGCATGATCCACTGGGAGAAGGCGTCGCTCTCGGGTTCGACGTCCTCCTCGCCGACCAGCGGCGAGAGGTTGTTCCCAGCCATCAGCAGGGAGAAATCGAGGTCGCGCGCGGCGGGGGCGATGTAGTAGGTGTTGTGGCCCTCGTAGACGGTGTCCTCGCGCTGGACGAGACCACGTTCTTCCAGCGATTCGGCGATCCGACTGCCTTTGCGCGAACTCACGTCAAGCTCCTTCCAGAACTCGCTCTGGTGGATGCCTCCGGTCGTGCGGACGAGTTCGAGACCGGCGCGCTCCGCCTCCGAAAGGTCCCCTTCGGCTGCCGTGCTCATGGCTGCTCAACGAACGGGGGTGGGTTAAACTTGGCTTTCGACTGGTTCGAACTCCGTTCGACACGGCGGTCCGTCGGCGTACTGATACTCTCCACTGCCGTCAGCACCGATCGTGAGCAGCGACGACGACCGGGTGCCGAAGTCGAACTCCTCGTGGTGGACACAGACACCGTAGTCGTGATCGCCAAGCACGTCGGCGGCCCGGTCGCGCCACTCTCGGGCGTGCTCGCCCGGTTCCGGCTGAAGCGCCTCGCGGACCTTTCGCCCGTTCTCGGCCTGCTGTTCGCCATGCTCGGGCCACGACGCCGGAATCGTAACTCGGCCGATCGCGCCGACGTTCATCACGACGTGGACGCCCGGATCGAGGGTTTCCACCCGTAGCCCGCCATCCCATTCGAGCAGCACGGCGGCGTTCGCGTCCGCGACGAGGAGGTTGAACCCCTCGTACTCGTCGGCCTCGACCGCACGTTCGGTGAGTCGAGCGGCGTCCTCGGCCGACTCGCAGTCGAGAGCGTCACGAACCAGTAGCCCGCGCGAGCGCTCGCCCGCGAGATCGGCGTCGGTCCAGCGGTTCGTGATCGCGACGAACACTCCATGTGCGTTGTACCCGATCCACGTCCCGCCAGCGTCGGCGTCGCGCGGTGCGACGACGCCAGGGTTTTCACCGATCATCGCGGGCGGCTCCGATGGCCGATCGAGCGCCTCGTCGCGGTTGGCCGCCACGACCACGGGGTGGTCGGCGAAGG
Coding sequences within it:
- a CDS encoding helix-turn-helix transcriptional regulator; the encoded protein is MSTAAEGDLSEAERAGLELVRTTGGIHQSEFWKELDVSSRKGSRIAESLEERGLVQREDTVYEGHNTYYIAPAARDLDFSLLMAGNNLSPLVGEEDVEPESDAFSQWIMQLAYED
- a CDS encoding class I adenylate-forming enzyme family protein, producing MKVEMLTTDFLDRAVECYDDAVGVVAHDGTEYTYAEFEKRVNRVSNALLEMGVEQGDRVALLSPNTHYFLETLYGVNQIGGVFVPMNYLLTPDDFEYILNDCEAGVVIADYDYAENVEAVRDSVPAEAFVGYEADDIDGDWTDYEAWLADASTDAPERPEIAEDDDASINYTSGTTGDPKGVVRTHRTEHWHALVLNQHMEVADDDTYLWTLPMFHCNGWGHTYAITGMGGTHVCQRTFEPEGTLRRVREHDVSYLSGAPTVLNRLIVHYDENPDAVTMGDRDVRISTAGSAPATATLQTVEDEIGWRIIHLYGLTETAPMITTSNSPRRLAERGRDLKVNQGAEMIATDVRVVDDDGEDVTADGETLGEIVVAGNQVMDRYLNKPEITEEAFNAKLPGYFHTGDLATIDEDGMVSIQDREKDIIISGGENVSSIAVEDVLYDHPDIAKAAVIPTPSDEWGEAVTALVVQKADADLTTEAVREFAGEHLARYKVPKKVDFVDDLPETATGKVQKYQLRQDYWEDEERLVGQG
- a CDS encoding NRDE family protein, which translates into the protein MCTLVVAWQAFADHPVVVAANRDEALDRPSEPPAMIGENPGVVAPRDADAGGTWIGYNAHGVFVAITNRWTDADLAGERSRGLLVRDALDCESAEDAARLTERAVEADEYEGFNLLVADANAAVLLEWDGGLRVETLDPGVHVVMNVGAIGRVTIPASWPEHGEQQAENGRKVREALQPEPGEHAREWRDRAADVLGDHDYGVCVHHEEFDFGTRSSSLLTIGADGSGEYQYADGPPCRTEFEPVESQV
- a CDS encoding transcription initiation factor IIB: MEGNTTRTRTHEPNEQTDERSRERTTNETERVCPECDGRLVDDDEHGETVCSDCGLVVDENEIDHGPEWRAFSSQERDRKKRTGAPTTKLMHDKGLSSQIGWQNRDANGNALSARKRQRMQRLRTWDERFRTRDSKERNLKQALGEIERMGSALGVPKDVRETASVIYRRALAEDLLPGRSIEGVSTAALYAGIRQMGLPRSVEDVAAVSRVDEMEFKRAYRYINQELGLEIGPPDPQQYVSRFASDLDVSDETERRARDLLRTAQEQAAHSGKSPVGLAGAALYAAGILTNRQLTQDEVSEVAGVSNVTIRNRYHELLEIESDTEATSPSATAA